Proteins found in one bacterium BMS3Abin08 genomic segment:
- the trpB_1 gene encoding tryptophan synthase beta chain has translation MGKVNNRGYFGDYGGRFAPETLIPALEELEEAFKKIKRDREFQREFRSLLSDYVGRPTPLYFAKRLTEHLGGAKIYLKREDLTHTGAHKINNALGQALLASMIGKKRLIAETGAGQHGVATATGAALMGLKCEIYMGSEDMQRQALNVFRMRLLGANVIEVPVGSRTLKDAINAALRDWTTNVRNTHYVLGTVFGPHPYPAMVREFQSVIGREAKKQILKSEGRLPDYLVACVGGGSNAMGLFQAFIGDDVKMIGVEAGGRGIKSGMHAARFAGGSVGVFQGCKSYLLQDKDGNVLGTHSVSAGLDYASVGPEHAFLHDKGRVRYTYAKDREALKAFELLSETEGIIPALESSHALAEVTKLAPKLSRDSLIVVNLSGRGDKDVAYVARLRGIEGIL, from the coding sequence ATGGGGAAAGTAAATAACAGGGGTTATTTTGGTGATTACGGCGGGAGATTTGCACCTGAAACGCTGATTCCCGCCCTTGAGGAACTGGAAGAGGCCTTCAAAAAGATCAAAAGGGACAGGGAGTTTCAACGGGAATTCAGGAGTCTTCTTTCCGATTATGTCGGACGGCCTACGCCTCTTTATTTTGCAAAAAGGCTGACGGAACATCTGGGCGGGGCAAAGATATATCTCAAAAGGGAGGACCTGACCCATACCGGTGCCCACAAGATCAATAATGCCCTCGGACAGGCGCTGCTTGCAAGTATGATTGGGAAGAAACGGCTGATAGCAGAGACCGGTGCAGGCCAGCATGGTGTAGCAACCGCTACGGGCGCAGCCCTGATGGGCCTGAAATGTGAAATCTATATGGGCTCGGAGGATATGCAGCGGCAGGCCCTCAATGTCTTCAGGATGAGGCTCCTCGGGGCAAATGTGATAGAGGTCCCGGTTGGGTCAAGGACACTGAAGGATGCAATAAACGCGGCATTGAGGGACTGGACAACCAACGTGAGGAACACACACTATGTCCTCGGTACCGTTTTCGGTCCCCACCCCTATCCGGCCATGGTCAGGGAGTTTCAGTCCGTCATTGGGAGGGAGGCAAAAAAACAGATCCTTAAGTCCGAAGGAAGGCTGCCCGATTACCTTGTAGCCTGTGTTGGTGGAGGAAGTAATGCAATGGGACTCTTTCAAGCGTTCATAGGGGATGATGTGAAGATGATAGGTGTGGAGGCTGGTGGAAGGGGGATAAAATCGGGGATGCACGCAGCACGTTTTGCCGGCGGATCAGTGGGTGTCTTTCAGGGATGCAAGAGCTACCTGCTTCAGGATAAAGACGGTAACGTTCTCGGAACACACTCTGTTTCGGCAGGGCTTGATTATGCTTCGGTGGGGCCGGAACATGCATTCCTGCACGATAAGGGGAGGGTCAGATATACATACGCAAAGGACCGCGAGGCATTGAAGGCATTTGAGCTTCTTTCAGAGACCGAGGGGATAATCCCTGCCCTTGAGAGTTCCCATGCCCTCGCAGAGGTTACAAAGCTTGCTCCAAAACTCTCCAGGGACTCACTTATCGTTGTTAACCTCTCGGGAAGGGGAGACAAGGATGTGGCCTATGTGGCAAGGCTCAGGGGCATAGAGGGTATTCTTTAG
- the miaA gene encoding tRNA dimethylallyltransferase has translation MEPGQTATAYSLMVISIPLILQPLAPEPFSLNAPVFPSATLERDRTLHSLPLNFTLEGMTAEKRVLILLGPTAVGKTGVSLLLAEHLETEIISADSMQIYRGMDIGTAKPSPEERDRIRHHMIDIADPDETFSAGRYVDMVKAVIAGLHKEERIPLIVGGTGLYIRTLTRGIFEAPEADRALRKRFHDTEERNPGTLYGKLQELDPKRAEEVHPTDMRRIIRALEVIVKTKRPMSELQRELTTPLPYSFIKIGLTRERGELYRIIEERVDEMFAAGLVEEVRRILRSNPADTPLQAIGYKEVVDYLNGSRDLDEVKWLVKRATKRYAKRQYTWFRKERDIHWVDITGVTEHDELLKRLMEIRELKKLSSGNLV, from the coding sequence ATGGAACCGGGACAAACTGCCACTGCATACAGTCTTATGGTAATCAGTATACCCCTTATATTGCAACCCCTTGCCCCGGAACCCTTCTCATTAAACGCACCGGTTTTTCCATCGGCAACGTTGGAGAGGGACAGGACTTTACACTCCTTGCCACTTAATTTTACATTAGAGGGTATGACTGCTGAAAAGAGAGTGCTTATCCTTCTTGGACCAACCGCTGTCGGCAAGACAGGCGTTTCCCTTCTCCTTGCGGAACACCTCGAAACAGAGATCATAAGTGCAGACTCCATGCAGATATACAGGGGCATGGATATCGGGACTGCCAAGCCTTCCCCGGAAGAGAGGGACAGGATAAGGCACCATATGATCGATATAGCGGATCCGGATGAGACCTTCAGTGCCGGGAGATACGTCGATATGGTCAAGGCCGTTATAGCGGGTCTTCATAAGGAGGAGAGGATACCCCTGATCGTGGGTGGCACCGGTCTCTATATCCGCACCCTTACCCGGGGAATATTTGAGGCCCCTGAGGCCGACAGGGCCTTGAGAAAGAGGTTCCATGATACGGAAGAGAGAAACCCCGGCACGCTTTACGGGAAACTGCAGGAACTGGATCCGAAGAGGGCTGAGGAGGTGCACCCGACCGACATGAGAAGGATCATAAGGGCGCTGGAGGTAATAGTAAAAACGAAAAGGCCGATGTCTGAACTACAGCGGGAGCTGACCACCCCCCTGCCGTACAGCTTTATAAAGATCGGTCTCACCAGGGAAAGGGGAGAGCTTTACAGGATCATCGAAGAACGGGTTGATGAGATGTTTGCCGCAGGGCTTGTAGAGGAGGTAAGGAGAATATTAAGGAGCAACCCCGCTGACACACCCCTTCAGGCAATCGGTTACAAGGAGGTGGTTGATTACCTCAACGGATCGAGAGACCTTGATGAGGTGAAGTGGCTTGTAAAGCGGGCAACCAAGCGGTACGCAAAGCGTCAGTATACCTGGTTCAGAAAGGAAAGGGATATCCACTGGGTAGATATAACGGGAGTGACTGAACATGACGAGTTGCTTAAGAGGCTTATGGAGATACGGGAGTTAAAGAAACTCTCGTCCGGGAATCTTGTCTGA